The DNA segment GGGGTTATTGTAAGATCAGATAATCCTAAAAATATTAAGACTTTTAAAGATCTCTTTAAAGAAGGTGTTAATGTAATGGTTGTTGATGGAGCAGGGCAGGTTGGTCTTTATGAGGATATGGCTTTGAAAACCGGATCTGTTGAGAATTTAGAGAAGTTAAGAAAAAATATTAAAGTGTACGCAAAGAATTCAAAAGCAGCTGTTGATGAATGGAAAACTAATCAGAATATAGATGCTTTAATTATTTGGACACATTGGATTAAAGCAGTGGGTGAAAAAGAAAACAAATTTATACAAGCTGATAAAAATTTTGTAATTTATAGAGCAGCTGAGGTTCCTACGACCAAAGGTCTAAAAAATTCTAATGTGACTAAGTTTATTGAATTTGTTAAAAGTAAAGATATGCAAAAAATTTGGAGAGAAGAAGAGTGGATAAAAAGATAACTTTTCACAAGCTTTAAGCTTGTGAAATTAATTATTTTTCATTCATTTCAATTTCTATATTGATTCGAATTTCATCAGAAAGTGTTAGGGTAGGAGTGTTTGGTGCAAATTTGAAATCACTTCTTTTTATTTCTCCTTGTAAGTTAAATCCAGCTTTTTCTTTTCCTTTGTCTGTTTTAATAACTCCACCAATTTCTGTATCTAAAACAATATCTTTTGAAATTCCTGCAATATTTAAACTTCCATGCATTTTACCTTTTTCATTTGATATTTTTTCATATTTATTCATAGTAAAAGTCATTTCCGGGTATGTTTTTGCATTAAAAAAATCACTTTGTAGCAAATGAGTATCTCTTGCTTTATTTTCTGTATTTATAGAAGTAACATTTATTTTTGCCTCTAATTTATTAAATTTCATTTCTTTGTTATCAAAATCAATGTTTGCATTATAAGTTTTAAAATTTCCATTTACATTGCTAATTTGCAAATGTTTAATTTTAAATCCAACGTTAGAATGAGCTTGATCAATAATAAATTCCTTTGCTAAAGATGCATTACTTAAAAGAGTTGCAAAAACCAATGAACCAATTAGTATTCTTTTCATTATACTTCCTTATAAAATTTTAGTTTAATTATACAAATTAAGGTAAATAAAAGATAAATTTATTAAATATAATCTATCATATCTTTTCTTTTGATTTGTTCAAATCCTTTTAGTCTTAGTAAGCAACTATCACATTTTCCGCAAGCTTTATCTTCTCTTTCATAACAAGACCATGTATATTGTAAAGCAACATTTTCTTCTATGGCTAATGATACTATTTGAGCTTTGTTTAGATGAATTAAAGGAGTTTTTAGCTGAGTTTTAAAATCAGGATTAGTTCCACTATTTATAAAATTAGTTGCGTTTTGTATGAATTTTTCAGAGCAATCAGGATATCCACTACTATCTTCTTGAACAACACCTATAAATATACTTTCGCATTTTTCTTTTTCAGCAATAGCACCTGCAATAGAAAGAAAAATTCCATTTCTAAAAGGCACGTAA comes from the Campylobacter insulaenigrae NCTC 12927 genome and includes:
- a CDS encoding YceI family protein encodes the protein MKRILIGSLVFATLLSNASLAKEFIIDQAHSNVGFKIKHLQISNVNGNFKTYNANIDFDNKEMKFNKLEAKINVTSINTENKARDTHLLQSDFFNAKTYPEMTFTMNKYEKISNEKGKMHGSLNIAGISKDIVLDTEIGGVIKTDKGKEKAGFNLQGEIKRSDFKFAPNTPTLTLSDEIRINIEIEMNEK
- the queC gene encoding 7-cyano-7-deazaguanine synthase QueC; the encoded protein is MKKALCIISGGMDSTLCAYLAKKEGYEIIALHFDYNQRTMLKERECFEKICKELKIKNKYILNVSFISDIGGNSLTDPTLDIPKNSLHKNNIPNTYVPFRNGIFLSIAGAIAEKEKCESIFIGVVQEDSSGYPDCSEKFIQNATNFINSGTNPDFKTQLKTPLIHLNKAQIVSLAIEENVALQYTWSCYEREDKACGKCDSCLLRLKGFEQIKRKDMIDYI